The following proteins are co-located in the Opitutaceae bacterium genome:
- a CDS encoding D-TA family PLP-dependent enzyme, with amino-acid sequence MSPTDHTWLSVSNAGEVPSPSLLVFPERILANIRRMIAIVGGPERLCPHVKTHKLPEIVQLQRALGIDSFKCATIAEAEMLARARAGKVLVAYQMVGPNIHRLLALTRHFQGTHFSTIVDDLSALAALAHAVHAQESHLELLVDIDCGMHRTGIPAGPEAIELFRRIAGTDGLTAGGLHVYDGHIDAGNPEARSSQAQAALAPAKKLRESLAVLGHPVPRFVVGGSPTLAIHASDKSVECSPGTALLWDAGSAAAYPDLPFVPAAVLLTRVISKPGRDRLCLDLGHKAVASEMPQPRIDLPQIPDATFIAHNEEHLVVGSSRAEAFHVGDVLYAIPRHICPTVALHASVTVIRDGRASETWKVTARDRKLEF; translated from the coding sequence ATGTCGCCGACCGATCACACCTGGCTCAGCGTGAGCAATGCCGGCGAAGTTCCGTCGCCATCCCTTCTCGTGTTTCCGGAACGAATTCTGGCCAACATCCGGCGGATGATCGCCATCGTGGGCGGCCCCGAGCGACTCTGCCCCCACGTCAAGACGCACAAGCTCCCCGAAATCGTGCAGCTTCAGCGCGCGCTCGGAATTGACAGCTTCAAGTGCGCGACGATTGCCGAGGCTGAGATGCTCGCGAGGGCGAGGGCAGGCAAAGTGCTCGTCGCGTATCAGATGGTGGGACCGAACATCCACCGCCTGCTGGCGCTGACGCGTCATTTCCAAGGGACGCATTTCTCCACGATCGTCGATGACTTGTCGGCGCTGGCCGCGCTTGCGCACGCGGTCCATGCCCAGGAGTCACACCTTGAACTCCTGGTGGATATCGATTGCGGAATGCACAGAACGGGCATTCCCGCCGGCCCCGAGGCCATCGAACTTTTCCGCCGAATAGCCGGCACGGACGGCCTGACTGCCGGAGGCCTGCATGTGTACGATGGACACATCGATGCCGGCAATCCGGAGGCGAGATCAAGTCAGGCACAGGCTGCCCTGGCACCGGCAAAAAAACTCCGCGAGTCGCTGGCCGTGCTGGGACATCCGGTCCCACGTTTCGTTGTCGGTGGATCGCCCACCCTGGCAATTCACGCCAGTGACAAGTCCGTGGAATGCAGCCCGGGCACCGCTCTGCTCTGGGATGCGGGAAGTGCCGCCGCCTATCCCGACCTTCCATTCGTTCCCGCTGCGGTTCTCCTGACCCGCGTCATCAGCAAGCCCGGCAGGGACCGCCTCTGCCTGGACCTGGGTCACAAGGCCGTGGCCTCCGAGATGCCGCAGCCGAGAATCGATCTGCCCCAGATCCCCGATGCCACATTCATCGCGCACAATGAGGAGCACCTGGTTGTTGGCAGCAGCCGCGCAGAGGCATTCCACGTTGGCGATGTGTTGTACGCGATCCCACGACACATCTGCCCAACCGTGGCACTCCATGCAAGCGTGACAGTAATCCGTGACGGCCGAGCCTCGGAAACCTGGAAAGTCACGGCACGCGACCGAAAGCTTGAGTTTTAG
- a CDS encoding Rieske (2Fe-2S) protein, with product MEEQANAPLKPRPAWETDFPHERVEATHVSRREFAKFLCLVSGGLCAGTAFVAVKDRLMPPHRIVGEHPVCRLADVPPGGTHGFTVPGSATPYILIHLESGEWRAFEQKCTHLACAVFYKPGTGKIECPCHNGWFDARTGEVIQGPPPRPLPQLAVLVRDDQIYVAELSGSSA from the coding sequence ATGGAAGAACAAGCCAACGCCCCGCTGAAGCCCAGGCCAGCCTGGGAGACCGACTTTCCCCACGAGCGCGTGGAGGCCACGCATGTGTCGCGACGTGAGTTCGCAAAATTTCTCTGCCTCGTTTCCGGCGGACTCTGCGCCGGCACGGCCTTCGTCGCGGTGAAGGACAGGCTCATGCCGCCGCATCGCATCGTTGGCGAGCATCCGGTCTGCCGCCTGGCCGACGTGCCGCCCGGCGGAACCCACGGCTTCACCGTGCCCGGATCGGCCACGCCCTACATCCTGATCCATCTCGAGTCGGGTGAATGGCGCGCCTTCGAACAAAAGTGCACACACCTCGCCTGCGCCGTGTTCTACAAGCCCGGCACGGGAAAGATCGAGTGTCCGTGCCACAATGGCTGGTTTGATGCGCGAACCGGCGAGGTCATCCAAGGCCCGCCGCCGCGTCCCCTGCCGCAACTGGCCGTGCTCGTGCGCGACGACCAGATCTACGTGGCCGAACTCTCCGGCAGCTCCGCCTGA
- a CDS encoding NarK/NasA family nitrate transporter, with protein sequence MSTYRRAQSQAHPNKTNTLFVGIIGVLILIVSLQVWLLTAVLNTALGGDLSIVWPAFYASLALFLGGAGLLRFMPQPLRLALVPEKAEPFANVGLAWRTLVISAVSLALAFAVWFMWSAIAIKLSSAGFAISPQQRFWLTAAPVLLGSLLRIPYGLIVSRFGSRNSYTVVTLLMLVPCIGTGMALRDPSTSFGTLLFWASLTGIAGANFATSMATVTLWFPRQLQGSALGINGLGNLGVTLAQFIIPAIVGAAVFGGLSGGPLTLALPNGASRTVWLSNAAFVWVPVILVCAAALWFGTKNYPQPAKSLASQLVVAKRKHTWILSTLYFLTFGAFVAMGASLPLIITEVFANAPGGPPNPFLYSPFAVLVATLTRPLGGWLADRWSAGSVTATSIAVMAVCGFSLSQFLEPDAFQGFFWTIMILCAAAGLGNGSIFKIIPSVMGAEAGAVIGFVSCLGALGGFFPPLILGWCMHHLGSPAWAYTTMAVFALACFALNWANYWRRTSPTRC encoded by the coding sequence ATGAGCACGTATCGCCGAGCGCAGAGCCAGGCGCACCCGAACAAGACCAACACCCTCTTCGTTGGCATCATCGGTGTCCTGATCCTCATCGTTTCGCTCCAGGTCTGGCTCCTGACCGCGGTGCTCAACACCGCGCTGGGCGGCGACCTCAGCATCGTGTGGCCGGCGTTCTACGCATCGCTCGCCCTGTTTCTCGGCGGCGCCGGACTGCTGCGATTCATGCCGCAGCCGCTGCGACTCGCCCTCGTGCCGGAAAAGGCGGAGCCCTTCGCCAACGTCGGCCTCGCCTGGCGGACCCTGGTCATCAGCGCCGTCTCGCTCGCGCTGGCGTTTGCCGTGTGGTTCATGTGGTCGGCGATCGCCATAAAACTCTCATCCGCCGGCTTCGCCATATCCCCGCAGCAGCGCTTCTGGCTCACCGCCGCTCCCGTGCTGCTCGGTTCGCTCCTGCGCATTCCGTACGGACTGATCGTCTCCCGATTCGGAAGCCGGAATTCCTACACCGTCGTGACGCTCCTGATGCTCGTGCCGTGCATTGGCACCGGAATGGCGCTGCGCGATCCCTCAACCTCCTTCGGTACCCTGCTGTTCTGGGCGTCGCTGACGGGCATCGCTGGCGCAAACTTTGCAACCTCCATGGCGACGGTCACCCTCTGGTTTCCCAGGCAGCTGCAGGGATCGGCGCTGGGCATCAACGGCCTCGGCAATCTCGGTGTGACACTCGCCCAGTTCATCATACCGGCGATCGTGGGGGCCGCGGTTTTTGGCGGATTGTCGGGCGGGCCGCTGACGCTTGCACTGCCGAACGGAGCCTCGCGGACAGTCTGGCTGAGCAACGCCGCGTTTGTCTGGGTGCCGGTGATCCTCGTTTGTGCCGCGGCACTGTGGTTTGGAACAAAGAACTACCCGCAGCCCGCGAAGTCTCTTGCGTCGCAGCTAGTCGTCGCAAAACGCAAACACACCTGGATTCTGTCGACGCTCTACTTCCTGACGTTCGGTGCCTTTGTCGCCATGGGCGCGTCACTGCCGCTCATCATCACGGAGGTGTTCGCGAATGCGCCCGGAGGCCCTCCCAATCCCTTCCTGTACTCTCCCTTTGCCGTGCTCGTGGCGACGCTCACCCGGCCGCTCGGAGGATGGCTGGCCGATCGCTGGAGCGCGGGATCCGTCACCGCGACGAGCATCGCAGTCATGGCGGTTTGCGGATTCAGCCTCTCCCAGTTTCTGGAGCCCGACGCATTCCAGGGATTTTTCTGGACGATCATGATCCTCTGCGCCGCGGCGGGACTGGGCAATGGATCCATCTTCAAGATCATACCCAGTGTGATGGGAGCGGAGGCCGGAGCGGTCATCGGCTTCGTGAGCTGCCTCGGGGCGCTCGGCGGATTCTTCCCGCCCCTGATCCTTGGCTGGTGCATGCACCACCTCGGCTCGCCCGCCTGGGCCTACACCACGATGGCCGTCTTCGCGCTCGCCTGCTTCGCGCTCAACTGGGCGAACTACTGGCGGCGCACATCGCCGACCCGCTGCTGA
- a CDS encoding DMT family transporter yields MRSWLLLLACNIMWALQFTCIKLVEDQVGPWCTVFLPMFFATLFLIPFVRAEKTQSAPVTETRSKGSLVALYALLVVAGVFPGQVLVTIGTRWTLASNAALITLALPVCTAFMAFVFLRERMSTVRWISFGMAIFGVLLCSRQDMSNAQFGASNLGGNLLIFLGVLGSAFYNSYGKKALEIHSPLRMCFYTYVGMLALLIPLVLAKESDVFSRIPTFSARTWAGLALLTFFHNFLSMVLFLKALKALDAIQATLSNYLITAFGVPIAAIWLHERLGLWSLMGGVMVLVSTLLITIWEDRRNKLSAASN; encoded by the coding sequence ATGCGTTCCTGGCTGCTATTGCTCGCCTGCAACATCATGTGGGCGCTCCAGTTCACATGCATCAAACTGGTCGAGGATCAGGTTGGGCCGTGGTGCACGGTTTTTCTTCCGATGTTCTTCGCGACGCTTTTCCTGATCCCGTTTGTCCGTGCTGAAAAAACGCAGTCAGCGCCGGTGACGGAAACGCGTTCGAAGGGGTCGTTGGTTGCTTTGTACGCACTCCTGGTCGTTGCCGGAGTATTCCCCGGACAGGTCCTGGTCACGATCGGCACTCGCTGGACCCTGGCCAGCAACGCGGCGCTCATCACGCTGGCGCTGCCCGTTTGCACGGCCTTCATGGCGTTTGTTTTCCTTCGCGAGCGCATGTCAACCGTCAGGTGGATCAGTTTCGGCATGGCGATCTTCGGTGTCCTGCTGTGCTCGCGACAGGACATGTCCAACGCCCAGTTTGGCGCATCCAATCTGGGTGGCAACCTGCTCATCTTCCTCGGTGTGCTCGGTAGCGCATTCTACAATTCCTACGGGAAGAAGGCCCTGGAAATTCACTCTCCGCTGCGAATGTGTTTCTACACGTACGTGGGGATGCTTGCCCTGCTGATTCCGCTGGTCCTCGCGAAGGAGAGTGATGTTTTTTCTCGCATTCCAACTTTCTCCGCCCGGACATGGGCCGGCCTTGCCCTCCTCACGTTCTTCCACAATTTCCTGTCCATGGTCCTGTTCTTGAAGGCCCTCAAGGCGCTGGATGCCATTCAGGCCACCCTTTCCAATTATCTCATCACGGCATTCGGCGTCCCTATCGCCGCAATCTGGCTTCACGAACGCCTGGGCCTGTGGAGTCTGATGGGCGGTGTCATGGTCCTGGTCAGCACCCTTCTGATCACGATTTGGGAAGACCGGAGGAACAAGCTGTCCGCGGCATCCAATTGA
- a CDS encoding MFS transporter has protein sequence MFTTLNLRALMVAAIATLALTGAILVGSRNLQNFDAALIAYLFGSVFAWFGLVYRYDVWLQRPPTRLYWKRGWQFFYTGRMLGHGWALVRRGFEDMAAQSFIRKRGLVRWAGHMLIAWGCVIAFAVTFPLTFGWIHFTLMPGTIDTYEAHVFGFTLFSFPLNTFIAANIFHVLNWSSVMIIAGLGMMMRRRLTDAGQIAIQTFEGDILPLILLAAIAVTGLGLTWDYEFMQGRAHQFMAITHAIVVILFLLWMPFGKFFHIFQRPAQLGVAIYRREGALGPQAVCPHTEEAFASQLHIDDLKSITGELGYNFTLENGSSHLQLSPQGKRAALAKAHLAARRSSGSLFG, from the coding sequence ATGTTTACCACGCTGAATCTTCGGGCGCTGATGGTCGCCGCCATCGCCACGCTCGCCCTGACGGGTGCCATCCTCGTCGGCTCGCGCAACCTGCAGAACTTCGACGCCGCGCTGATCGCCTACCTCTTCGGCTCGGTGTTCGCCTGGTTCGGGCTTGTCTACCGCTACGATGTCTGGCTCCAGCGTCCACCGACGCGCCTCTACTGGAAGAGGGGATGGCAGTTCTTCTACACAGGCCGCATGCTCGGGCACGGCTGGGCGCTTGTCCGGCGCGGATTCGAGGACATGGCTGCACAATCCTTCATTCGGAAGCGTGGCCTCGTCCGCTGGGCCGGTCACATGCTGATCGCCTGGGGCTGCGTCATCGCATTCGCCGTCACCTTCCCGCTGACCTTCGGCTGGATCCACTTCACCCTCATGCCGGGCACCATCGACACCTACGAGGCCCACGTCTTCGGATTCACGCTCTTCAGCTTTCCCCTCAACACCTTCATCGCGGCCAATATCTTCCACGTCCTGAACTGGTCCTCGGTGATGATCATCGCCGGCCTGGGCATGATGATGCGCCGCCGCCTGACCGATGCCGGGCAGATCGCCATCCAGACCTTCGAGGGCGACATCCTGCCGCTCATCCTGCTCGCGGCCATCGCGGTCACCGGTCTCGGCCTCACCTGGGACTACGAGTTCATGCAGGGCCGCGCGCACCAGTTCATGGCGATCACGCACGCCATCGTCGTCATCCTCTTCCTGCTCTGGATGCCGTTCGGAAAATTTTTCCACATCTTCCAGCGTCCCGCCCAGCTCGGCGTGGCGATCTACCGTCGCGAGGGCGCACTGGGCCCGCAGGCGGTCTGCCCGCACACGGAGGAGGCCTTCGCGTCGCAACTGCACATCGACGACCTGAAGTCGATCACCGGAGAACTGGGCTACAACTTCACGCTCGAGAACGGCTCGTCGCACCTGCAGTTGAGTCCGCAGGGAAAACGCGCCGCGCTCGCCAAGGCCCACCTCGCCGCCCGCAGGAGCTCCGGCAGCCTCTTCGGCTGA
- a CDS encoding membrane dipeptidase, with the protein MLIFDAHLDLSMNALDWNRDLTRPIARIREREAGLHDRQGRGANTVCLPEMRRGGIGICVATQIARYVKPGNPLPGWNSPEQAWAQTQGQLAWYQAMEAAGELVQIRNRIGLQRHVADWNNASSTTWPIGYILSLEGADSLVTPRHLEKAFASGLRALGPAHYGPGTYAHGTDASGGLGPKGRELLKVMDELGLILDATHLCDVSFWEALDHFQGPIWASHQNCRQLVPHNRQFSDEQIKALIERGAVLGTCLDTWMMRPGWVLGKSTPEGAQVHLRHAIDHMDHVCQLAGNARHCGIGSDLDGEFGREQSPADLDTIADLQRLPALLRERGYSTADTEAIAHGNFLHFLEKAWSRS; encoded by the coding sequence ATGCTGATATTCGACGCGCACCTCGATCTGAGCATGAATGCTCTCGACTGGAATCGGGATCTCACGCGTCCAATCGCCAGGATTCGCGAACGCGAAGCCGGCCTTCATGATCGCCAGGGCCGGGGAGCCAATACTGTCTGCCTGCCTGAAATGCGCCGGGGCGGGATCGGCATTTGTGTGGCGACCCAGATCGCACGCTACGTCAAGCCGGGCAATCCGCTGCCAGGCTGGAATTCGCCGGAACAGGCGTGGGCGCAAACCCAGGGGCAGCTGGCATGGTACCAAGCGATGGAGGCCGCCGGCGAATTGGTTCAGATTCGGAACCGGATTGGACTGCAACGCCATGTCGCTGACTGGAACAATGCCTCCAGCACAACCTGGCCGATCGGCTACATTCTTAGTCTGGAGGGAGCCGACTCCCTCGTGACGCCGCGACATTTGGAAAAGGCGTTTGCAAGCGGCCTTCGTGCGCTGGGGCCGGCGCATTATGGTCCGGGCACCTACGCCCACGGCACCGATGCCAGCGGAGGATTGGGACCCAAGGGCCGCGAGCTTCTGAAGGTGATGGACGAACTGGGTCTCATCCTCGACGCCACCCACTTGTGCGATGTCAGTTTCTGGGAGGCACTCGACCATTTCCAGGGACCGATTTGGGCAAGCCATCAGAACTGCCGGCAACTCGTGCCCCACAATCGGCAGTTTTCGGACGAACAAATCAAGGCATTGATCGAGCGTGGCGCCGTCCTCGGAACCTGCCTTGACACCTGGATGATGCGCCCGGGTTGGGTTCTCGGGAAAAGCACGCCCGAAGGCGCCCAGGTCCATCTGCGGCATGCGATCGACCACATGGATCATGTGTGCCAACTGGCCGGCAATGCCCGGCATTGCGGCATTGGCAGCGATCTCGATGGTGAATTCGGCCGCGAGCAGAGCCCCGCCGACCTGGATACCATCGCCGATCTGCAACGTCTCCCTGCCCTGCTGCGCGAGCGCGGATACTCAACGGCAGACACCGAAGCCATCGCCCACGGCAATTTTCTCCACTTCCTCGAAAAGGCCTGGTCGCGTAGCTGA
- a CDS encoding molybdopterin oxidoreductase family protein, translated as MARLPASPEQLIAAFGPHKNYPPQQGFPGRDEPDRVVKTHCCFCGMQCGIKLLVKNNRVVGFDPWEEFPYNEGRLCPKGVQRYLQNNHPDRLLHPIERVEGTGFRRIDWDAAMDRTVSAIRRIQAEHGPHAFGMLSGVSLTNEKSYLVGKFARLALKTRNLDYNGRLCMVSAGAGNKKAFGLDRASNTYADLAHAEVIMICGTNVSETFPTLTHWIWQARDNGAKLIVVDPRQTPIARTADLHLPVRPGRDSALYGALLHQLVKHDWLDHDFIARHTTGFDATAAAVKDYDLAWAERETGIPARDIMKAAEMWGRAKTSFLLHARGIEHHTKGVENVLSCINLVLATGRIGRPYCGYGTITGQGNGQGGREHGHKCDQLPGNRDIENPEHRAHIARVWGVPEPEIPHKGLTAYEIIEAIHRGEIRGLITICFNPLVSLPNNNYVRAAFEKLEHYTAIDFFLNETARHADIVLAGSLHEEEDGTVTTAEGRVVRIRQAVTPPGEARTDTEILLELARRLGAGDKFAFQDSESIFTELRHASQGGTADYFGITYEKIEKTMGVFWPCPTLDHPGTPRLWEDRKFATPDGKAHFNPVSYRDPGETTDSEYPVILTTGRVVSQYLSGTQTRRIGRLVDQYPEPMLEIHPTMAAKYGIRDGDLVRVATRRGSAEFPAQIVETIRPDTVFVPYHWPGKKSANQLTSGELDPISKIPEFKVCAAQLHPLGKPAPQSERAAAFASA; from the coding sequence ATGGCCAGACTGCCCGCATCGCCCGAACAGCTCATCGCCGCTTTCGGCCCGCACAAGAACTACCCGCCGCAGCAGGGATTCCCCGGCCGCGACGAGCCGGACCGCGTCGTCAAGACACACTGCTGCTTCTGCGGCATGCAGTGCGGCATCAAGCTGCTGGTCAAAAACAACCGCGTCGTCGGCTTCGATCCGTGGGAGGAATTCCCCTACAACGAGGGCCGGCTCTGCCCCAAGGGCGTGCAGCGCTACCTTCAGAACAACCACCCCGACCGTCTGCTGCATCCGATCGAGCGCGTCGAGGGCACCGGCTTCCGCAGGATCGACTGGGATGCCGCCATGGACCGCACCGTGTCGGCGATCCGGCGCATCCAGGCCGAGCACGGTCCCCACGCCTTCGGCATGCTTTCCGGCGTCTCGCTGACAAACGAAAAGAGCTACCTGGTCGGCAAATTCGCGCGGCTCGCGCTGAAGACGCGCAACCTCGACTACAACGGCCGCCTCTGCATGGTGAGCGCCGGCGCCGGAAACAAGAAGGCCTTCGGCCTCGACCGCGCATCGAACACCTACGCCGACCTCGCCCACGCGGAGGTCATCATGATCTGCGGCACAAATGTCAGCGAGACCTTCCCGACCCTCACCCACTGGATCTGGCAGGCGCGCGACAACGGGGCGAAGCTGATCGTGGTCGACCCGCGGCAGACGCCCATCGCGCGCACCGCCGATCTGCACCTGCCCGTGCGCCCGGGGCGCGACTCCGCACTCTACGGCGCACTGCTGCACCAGTTGGTGAAACACGACTGGCTCGACCACGACTTCATCGCCCGGCACACCACGGGATTCGACGCCACCGCCGCCGCCGTCAAGGACTACGACCTCGCCTGGGCGGAGCGAGAGACCGGAATCCCCGCCCGCGACATCATGAAGGCCGCGGAGATGTGGGGTCGCGCCAAGACCAGTTTCCTGCTGCACGCGCGCGGCATCGAGCATCACACGAAGGGCGTCGAGAACGTCCTCTCCTGCATCAACCTCGTGCTCGCGACCGGCCGCATCGGCAGGCCGTACTGCGGCTACGGCACGATCACCGGCCAGGGGAACGGCCAGGGCGGACGCGAACACGGGCACAAATGCGACCAGCTTCCCGGCAACCGCGACATCGAGAATCCGGAGCATCGCGCGCACATCGCCCGCGTCTGGGGCGTGCCCGAGCCCGAGATCCCGCACAAGGGCCTCACCGCCTACGAGATCATCGAGGCCATTCACCGCGGCGAGATCCGGGGGCTCATCACGATCTGCTTCAACCCGCTGGTTTCACTTCCCAACAACAACTACGTCCGCGCCGCCTTCGAAAAACTCGAGCACTACACCGCCATAGACTTCTTCCTCAACGAAACCGCGCGGCATGCCGACATCGTTCTCGCGGGATCGCTGCACGAGGAGGAGGACGGCACCGTCACCACGGCCGAGGGTCGCGTCGTGCGTATCCGCCAGGCTGTTACACCGCCGGGCGAGGCGCGCACCGACACGGAGATCCTTCTCGAACTCGCCCGCCGCCTGGGCGCCGGCGACAAATTCGCGTTCCAGGACTCGGAGTCGATTTTCACCGAGCTCCGCCACGCCTCGCAGGGCGGCACCGCCGACTACTTCGGCATCACCTACGAAAAGATTGAAAAAACCATGGGCGTCTTCTGGCCCTGCCCCACTCTCGATCACCCCGGCACGCCGCGCCTGTGGGAGGACCGCAAGTTCGCGACGCCCGACGGGAAAGCGCACTTCAATCCCGTGTCATACCGCGATCCGGGTGAAACGACCGACAGCGAATATCCCGTCATCCTGACAACCGGACGCGTGGTCTCCCAGTATCTCAGCGGCACGCAGACGCGGCGGATCGGACGCCTGGTCGACCAGTACCCGGAGCCCATGCTGGAAATCCATCCCACGATGGCGGCGAAGTATGGCATTCGTGACGGCGATCTCGTGCGTGTCGCCACGCGGCGCGGCTCGGCCGAGTTCCCGGCGCAGATCGTCGAGACGATCCGCCCCGACACGGTTTTTGTTCCCTACCACTGGCCCGGCAAAAAATCCGCCAACCAGCTCACCTCCGGCGAACTGGATCCGATCTCGAAGATCCCCGAGTTCAAGGTCTGCGCCGCGCAGCTCCATCCGCTGGGCAAACCCGCCCCGCAGTCCGAACGGGCCGCCGCCTTCGCAAGCGCCTGA
- a CDS encoding metallophosphoesterase translates to MNGRIIAIGDIHGCHAEFAELLRRLSPTPKDQIILLGDLVNRGPDSLRVIDLARQYRALSLLGNHEMRLLEFRRTGNRDLLRETDADTLSKLRPEDWIYLEQMPLTHFVGEAQTVFVHGGFLPDSPWQSQPASVVTRIQVIDAAGKPRKRADCENCPAWADLWKGPPYVVYGHTPRPEIYPLKWSAGIDTACVLGGHLTAFVLPDRRFVQVKARRRYFG, encoded by the coding sequence ATGAACGGACGCATCATCGCCATCGGCGACATACATGGCTGCCATGCGGAGTTCGCCGAATTGCTCAGGCGGCTGTCGCCGACTCCCAAGGATCAAATCATACTTCTTGGAGACCTGGTGAACCGGGGCCCGGACAGCCTGCGTGTCATCGATCTCGCCAGGCAGTATCGCGCCTTGTCGCTCCTGGGTAACCACGAAATGAGGCTGCTGGAGTTTCGCCGGACAGGCAACCGGGACCTGCTTCGCGAGACCGACGCGGACACCCTTTCCAAATTGCGTCCGGAGGATTGGATCTACCTGGAGCAAATGCCACTCACGCATTTTGTGGGGGAAGCTCAAACGGTCTTCGTTCACGGAGGATTCCTTCCCGACTCCCCATGGCAGAGCCAGCCGGCCAGCGTGGTGACGAGGATTCAAGTGATCGATGCAGCCGGCAAACCGCGCAAGCGTGCGGACTGCGAAAACTGCCCCGCTTGGGCGGACCTCTGGAAGGGCCCTCCCTACGTGGTCTACGGACACACCCCCCGCCCGGAAATATACCCGTTGAAGTGGTCCGCGGGAATTGACACAGCCTGTGTGCTTGGCGGCCACCTGACGGCATTCGTGCTCCCGGACCGGCGCTTCGTGCAGGTGAAGGCCCGCAGGCGCTACTTCGGCTGA
- a CDS encoding 4Fe-4S binding protein, which produces MQNTQIKTDEEFFVDPQRCIGCRACEMACAECETNGQTSMIHVDYVDRAVSPQTSVQVCMHCEDPACARVCPADAITKDEFGIVHTANTARCISCANCVLACPFGVPKKMETTQIMMKCNMCYDRTSAGKRPMCATVCPSGALWFGKREKMSRMRPNSTPVNTFIFGAQTVRTKVNIMMPAGSIALRVD; this is translated from the coding sequence ATGCAAAACACGCAGATCAAGACCGACGAGGAGTTCTTTGTTGATCCGCAGCGGTGCATCGGCTGCCGCGCCTGCGAAATGGCCTGCGCGGAATGCGAGACCAACGGCCAGACGTCGATGATCCATGTGGACTACGTCGATCGAGCCGTCAGCCCGCAGACCTCCGTGCAGGTCTGCATGCACTGCGAGGATCCCGCCTGCGCGCGGGTCTGTCCCGCCGATGCGATCACCAAGGATGAATTTGGAATCGTGCACACGGCGAACACCGCCCGCTGCATTTCCTGCGCGAACTGCGTCCTGGCCTGCCCGTTCGGCGTGCCCAAGAAGATGGAGACGACGCAGATCATGATGAAGTGCAACATGTGCTACGACCGGACCAGCGCGGGCAAGCGCCCCATGTGCGCGACGGTCTGCCCGAGCGGTGCGCTGTGGTTTGGAAAACGCGAGAAGATGTCCCGGATGCGGCCCAACAGCACCCCCGTGAACACCTTTATCTTTGGCGCACAGACCGTGCGCACCAAGGTCAACATCATGATGCCCGCCGGCAGCATCGCGCTGCGGGTGGACTGA